A genomic segment from Paralichthys olivaceus isolate ysfri-2021 chromosome 22, ASM2471397v2, whole genome shotgun sequence encodes:
- the LOC138406690 gene encoding golgin subfamily A member 6-like protein 24 produces MQSEIKALKEKLKLNDELLIREQEKMTARSKAHIGVLAELAVQSNKVKALEEKLKQNDELLMREKEKMTAHSKAHNGKLAVQSNKVKALEEDNVALKEKVALLKRDLSRLELVVTEMEERQAHSQKIDSMDKETQTSDLLQDENNALQEELMKLRASYHEVCQNPTTNQEKFNTELQEKKVLQEELMKLKASYNVVCHCHEADVSSRELNGESKDDVTEEKSLSSVLPEKPKKTSLWKRIRHALGLRKPQCWK; encoded by the exons atgcagtctgagattaaggctctgaaagagaagctcaaactgaatgatgagcttctgataagggagcaggagaaaatgacagctcgctctaaagcccacattggtgtcctggctgaactagctgtacagagcaacaaggtgaaggctctggaagagaagctcaaacagaacgatgagcttctgatgagggagaaggagaaaatgacagctcactctaaagcccacaatggcaaactggcagtacaaagcaacaaggtgaaggctctggaagaggacaatgtggctctgaaggagaaggtggcccttttgaaaagggatttgagcaggcttgagcttgtggtgacagagatggaggaaaggcaagctcacagccaaaagattgactccatggacaaggagactcaaaccagcgatctgcttcaggatgagaataatgctcttcaagaagagctgatgaagctcagagcttcttatcatgag gtctgtcaaaatccgactaccaaccaggagaagttcaacactgagctccaggagaagaaggttctccaagaagagctgatgaagctcaaagcttcttacaatgtggtctgccactgtcatgaagctgatgtttccagtcgggagctcaatggagagagtaaggatgatgtcactgaggagaagtctctctccagtgttctccctgagaaaccaaagaagacttcactctggaagagaatccgccacgctctggggttgagaaaaccacagtgttggaagtag